In the genome of Maribacter forsetii DSM 18668, the window GTAATTTCATCTTTGTTGATGTCTTCTGGTACTGGCGTTTTGCGCATTCTGTTCTTAAAGAAACTTATAAACGCATTATTGTAGGAAGATGCAAAATCTTTGATCATGGTATTGTCAATAGAACCAATACCAACTCTGTAAAATAAGTCTAGACTTGTTTTTAATTTAAAGAAAGAAACCATTTTATTGATGGAGTCTTCATTGAGCGAAATTTTTTGAGATTTTAATTTTCTACGTAAAATCTCTTTTCCATCTTCAGCAACTGCTTTTTTCTCTTCCCTTAAAACAGATTTAATTTTTGCCCTAGCTCTAGCTGTAGTAGCATAGTCTAACCAATTTTGATTTGGTTTTGCTTGATCAGATGTAATAATCTCCACTTGATCTCCGCTTGAAAGTGTGGTGTTCAAAGGAACTAATTTACCATTGACTTTAGCGCCTCTGGTACGCATACCAACTTCTGTATGTATGTTAAAAGAAAAATCTAGTGGTGTTGCACCTTTGGGCAAAGACCTTAATTCTCCTTTTGGGGTAAAAACAAATATTTCTTTTGAATATAGGTTCAGCTTAAATTCTTCTACAAAATCAACAGCATTGGTATTTGCGTTTTCTAATGCTTCTTGTAGTTTGTTTAACCACACCTCTATACCTTGTTCTTTTTGATCGCCGTGTTTGTATTTGAAATGCGCAGCATACCCTTTTTCAGCTATTTCGTGCATGCGTTCACTTCTGATTTGCACTTCTACCCATTTACCTTTTGGTCCCATAACGGTAATATGCAGTGCTTCGTAACCGGTAGATTTAGGCGAAGATATCCAATCTCTTAACCTCACTGGGTTAGGGGTAAAGTGATCGGTAACTATCGAATATATTTTCCAAGCAAGAAATTTCTCGTTCTGTAAGTCGGATTTATAAATAATTCGAATTGCGAATTTGTCATAGATTTCCTCAAAAGTGACATTTTGGGCAATCATCTTTTTGCGCATAGAGAAGATAGACTTCATCCTCCCTTTTATAATGTAATTAAGACCTTCTTTTTTTAGTGAATTGTCAATTGTGCCAGAAAATGCATCAATATAAGCTTGTTGGTCTTCTTTACTATCTTCTATTTTATCTTTAATAGAGTTGTAAACTTCTGGCTCTGTATATTTTAAACTTAAATCTTCTAATTCTGTTTTAATGTTGTATAGACCAATTCTATGGGCAAGAGGAGCATAGATATACAATGTTTCTGATGCAATCTTTACTTGCTTGTGCTCTGGCATAGAATCCATGGTGAGCATGTTGTGATATCGATCGGCAATCTTAATGATAATTACACGCACATCATCATTTAAGGTCAAGAGCATTTTTCTGAAATTCTCTGCTTGTTGAGAGATATTCATGTCTTTCTTTAAATGCGATATTTTTGTGAGT includes:
- a CDS encoding RelA/SpoT family protein, coding for MTQAAIEEENKLIAQEYKELLRISYQTLTDDDKKLIRSAFEVAVDAHKTQRRKSGEAYIFHPIAVAKIVASEIGLDAVSIASALLHDVVEDTEYTLDDIDRMFGETVARIVDGLTKISHLKKDMNISQQAENFRKMLLTLNDDVRVIIIKIADRYHNMLTMDSMPEHKQVKIASETLYIYAPLAHRIGLYNIKTELEDLSLKYTEPEVYNSIKDKIEDSKEDQQAYIDAFSGTIDNSLKKEGLNYIIKGRMKSIFSMRKKMIAQNVTFEEIYDKFAIRIIYKSDLQNEKFLAWKIYSIVTDHFTPNPVRLRDWISSPKSTGYEALHITVMGPKGKWVEVQIRSERMHEIAEKGYAAHFKYKHGDQKEQGIEVWLNKLQEALENANTNAVDFVEEFKLNLYSKEIFVFTPKGELRSLPKGATPLDFSFNIHTEVGMRTRGAKVNGKLVPLNTTLSSGDQVEIITSDQAKPNQNWLDYATTARARAKIKSVLREEKKAVAEDGKEILRRKLKSQKISLNEDSINKMVSFFKLKTSLDLFYRVGIGSIDNTMIKDFASSYNNAFISFFKNRMRKTPVPEDINKDEITSKYDMLVFGKEEEKLEYKLSQCCNPIPGDEVFGFVSVSEGIKVHKKNCPNAISLQSNYAYRIISAKWIDSSQQEYQADIVLTGIDNLGLVSDITEVISDIMHVNMRNLNFSTDGGTFKGKITVVVKNKAVLKKLTDNLMNINGIDKVTRI